The Primulina eburnea isolate SZY01 chromosome 8, ASM2296580v1, whole genome shotgun sequence genome contains a region encoding:
- the LOC140838367 gene encoding ankyrin repeat domain-containing protein, chloroplastic has product MASAALPIQTPKSLLCFPHNSPLSLSTRRNLCCISPLYSVLPIKCFKSLHFSSQHVSEVASDVAEDEEETVIGDCLVFEEGIFDDPFIQNTGNFTNGDAQSGPEKNKELVPENLVPENWMDIQRELNITKKERRKLSKELEYGRSVEKRREALRPIDSEAYEKFKNEKLQQLKPVELDKPEPKYFRDHNEQKGDDRISEKDITGSRVSPKNPRLAVYGKGLDDISELFNSESYDPANSKKSEGTRRLFSKEEKLLLNKRFPNLASATSGKWHPLHTLTASGEFYLLNSLLKHNIDINAQDKDGLTAIHKAILSKKQAIFNFLLRESINPFIRDKVGATLLHYAVFAASSQMIKILLLYNVDINLQDNDGWTPLHLAVQSRRTDIVKLLLIKKADKTLTNRDGLTPLDLCLYSGRDIRTYELIKLIKQRP; this is encoded by the exons ATGGCGTCAGCAGCACTACCAATCCAAACCCCTAAAAGCTTGCTGTGTTTCCCCCATAACTCCCCGCTATCGCTTTCTACTCGTCGTAATCTCTGTTGCATTTCTCCGCTTTACTCGGTACTTCCGATAAAGTGCTTCAAGTCCCTTCATTTCTCCTCCCAACATGTAAGCGAAGTCGCTTCCGATGTAGCAGAGGACGAGGAGGAAACCGTCATAGGCGACTGTCTTGTATTTGAAGAAGGAATTTTCGATGACCCATTTATTCAAAACACTGGGAATTTCACGAATGGCGACGCACAGTCGGGTCCGGAGAAAAATAAAGAGTTGGTTCCTGAAAACCTGGTTCCGGAAAATTGGATGGATATTCAAAGGGAGCTTAACATCACAAAGAAGGAGAGGAGAAAGCTCTCGAAGGAATTGGAATACGGCAGGTCGGTGGAGAAGAGAAGGGAAGCCCTCAGGCCTATTGATTCGGAGGCCTATGAGAAGTTTAAGAACGAGAAACTCCAGCAGTTGAAACCAGTTGAGCTCGATAAACCGGAACCAAAATATTTCAGAGATCATAATGAGCAGAAGGGTGATGATAGAATAAGTGAAAAGGATATTACAGGTAGCAGAGTGAGCCCAAAGAACCCGAGACTGGCTGTGTACGGAAAAGGATTGGATGATATTTCCGAGCTTTTCAATAGCGAGAGCTATGACCCTGCCAATTCTAAAAAATCTGAAG GTACTCGCAGATTGTTCTCAAAGGAAGAGAAATTATTGTTGAATAAGCGATTTCCTAATTTGGCAAGTGCTACCTCG GGAAAATGGCATCCTCTACATACCCTCACGGCCTCTGGAGAATTTTACCTCTTGAATTCTTTGTTAAAGCACAACATTGATATAAATGCTCAGGACAAG GATGGATTGACTGCAATTCACAAAGCAATACTTAGCAAAAAGCAGGcgatttttaattttcttttgaggGAATCCATAAACCCCTTCATTCGTGACAAA GTGGGTGCCACCTTATTGCACTATGCTGTCTTTGCTGCTTCAAGTCAGATGATAAAAATTCTATTGTTGTACAATGTAGATATAAACCTTCAAGACAAC gaCGGGTGGACACCACTACATCTTGCTGTGCAATCCCGTAGGACAGATATAGTGAAGCTTTTGTTGATAAAAAAAGCTGATAAAACTTTAACAAACCGG GATGGATTGACCCCACTGGATCTTTGCCTCTATTCTGGCAGAGATATAAGAACATACGAACTTATCAAATTAATCAAGCAACGTCCATAG
- the LOC140838369 gene encoding phosphoserine aminotransferase 2, chloroplastic-like — protein MDAAAASSTTPLLRLKPTTTQISAFPATSSRPSNRAQKTISIRCSSTTMQTAPPTASATDRVFNFAAGPAILPENVLLKAQSELYNWRGSGMSVMEMSHRGKEFLSIIQKAESDLRTLLNIPSNYHVLFLQGGATTQFAAIPLNICQPDDVVDYVVTGSWGDKAFKEAAKYCKPKSIWSGKSDKYIKIPSFETLEQTPGAKYLHICANETIHGVEFKDYPTPANENEVLVADMSSNFCSKPVDVSKFGLIYAGAQKNVGPSGVTIVIIRSDLIGNAQSTTPVMLDYKIHADNASLYNTPPCYGIYMCGLVFEDLVAQGGLIEVEKKNVKKGKILYDAINGSNGFYRCPVVESGRSLMNVPFTLAKPELEAEFIKEAAKEKMVQLKGHRSVGGIRASIYNAMPVAGVEKLVAFMKDFQARHDG, from the coding sequence ATGGACGCCGCCGCCGCCTCTTCGACCACCCCTCTTCTACGGCTAAAACCCACAACAACCCAAATCTCAGCCTTCCCTGCCACCTCCTCTCGTCCATCAAACCGCGCTCAAAAAACTATTTCCATCCGCTGCTCATCTACCACCATGCAAACCGCGCCACCCACCGCATCAGCCACCGATCGCGTCTTCAACTTTGCAGCTGGACCTGCCATTCTCCCGGAAAACGTCCTCCTCAAGGCTCAGTCGGAGCTCTATAACTGGCGTGGTTCCGGCATGTCGGTCATGGAGATGAGCCACCGCGGCAAAGAATTCCTCTCCATTATCCAAAAGGCAGAGTCAGATCTCCGAACCCTTCTTAATATTCCGTCGAATTACCATGTCCTCTTCCTACAAGGCGGCGCTACGACCCAGTTCGCTGCCATACCGCTCAATATCTGCCAACCCGATGACGTCGTGGACTACGTCGTCACGGGATCCTGGGGCGACAAAGCTTTTAAAGAAGCCGCCAAGTACTGCAAACCCAAATCCATTTGGAGTGGAAAATCTGATAAATACATCAAGATCCCCAGCTTCGAAACACTTGAACAGACACCAGGAGCCAAGTATTTGCACATATGCGCCAATGAAACCATTCACGGGGTTGAATTCAAGGATTACCCGACTCCTGCTAATGAAAATGAGGTTCTTGTTGCTGATATGTCGTCAAATTTTTGCTCGAAGCCCGTGGATGTCAGTAAATTTGGGTTGATCTACGCTGGGGCCCAGAAAAATGTTGGTCCATCCGGGGTCACCATTGTGATCATAAGGTCAGATTTGATCGGAAATGCTCAATCAACTACTCCTGTGATGCTTGACTACAAGATCCACGCGGATAATGCCTCATTGTACAATACCCCACCATGCTACGGGATTTATATGTGCGGGCTCGTGTTTGAGGACCTTGTCGCACAAGGTGGATTGATTGAAGTGGAGAAGAAAAATGTGAAGAAGGGAAAGATTTTGTACGACGCCATTAATGGCAGCAACGGATTTTATAGGTGTCCTGTGGTGGAGAGTGGGAGATCGCTGATGAATGTTCCATTTACATTGGCGAAGCCGGAGTTGGAGGCGGAGTTTATAAAGGAAGCTGCGAAAGAGAAAATGGTGCAGCTCAAGGGGCACAGATCGGTTGGTGGAATAAGAGCTTCCATATACAATGCCATGCCTGTGGCTGGAGTTGAGAAGTTGGTTGCTTTCATGAAGGATTTTCAGGCCAGGCACGATGGTTAA